In Arthrobacter sp. StoSoilB5, one genomic interval encodes:
- the rplC gene encoding 50S ribosomal protein L3, which translates to MTATRNVKGLLGTKLGMTQVWDENNKLIPVTVVQADSNVITQLRNAEVDGYVAVQIGYGQIDPRKVTKPLAGHFEKAGVTPRRHVVELRTADAASYELGQELSVEIFEAGQKIDVVGTSKGKGFAGVMKRHGFHGVGASHGAHKNHRKPGSIGGASTPSRVFKGLKMAGRMGAERHTTLNLTVHAVDVEKSLLLIKGAVPGARGQVVLVRTAVKGA; encoded by the coding sequence ATGACCGCAACCCGTAACGTAAAGGGCCTGCTGGGCACGAAGCTCGGCATGACCCAGGTCTGGGACGAGAACAACAAGCTCATCCCGGTAACTGTCGTCCAGGCTGACTCCAACGTCATCACGCAGCTGCGCAACGCAGAGGTAGATGGCTACGTCGCCGTCCAGATCGGCTACGGCCAGATCGACCCCCGCAAGGTAACCAAGCCGCTGGCTGGTCACTTTGAAAAGGCTGGCGTCACCCCTCGCCGCCACGTCGTCGAACTGCGTACCGCAGACGCCGCATCCTACGAGCTGGGCCAGGAGCTCTCTGTTGAGATCTTCGAAGCCGGCCAGAAGATCGACGTCGTCGGCACCTCAAAGGGTAAGGGCTTCGCCGGTGTTATGAAGCGTCACGGCTTCCACGGCGTTGGCGCTTCCCACGGTGCCCACAAGAACCACCGTAAGCCTGGCTCCATCGGTGGCGCATCCACCCCGAGCCGCGTCTTCAAGGGCCTGAAAATGGCCGGCCGCATGGGCGCCGAGCGTCACACGACGCTGAACCTCACGGTTCACGCTGTTGACGTTGAGAAGTCGCTGCTCCTTATCAAGGGCGCCGTCCCCGGTGCCCGCGGCCAGGTCGTACTCGTACGCACCGCCGTGAAGGGAGCCTAG
- the rpsJ gene encoding 30S ribosomal protein S10 — translation MAGQKIRIRLKSYDHEVIDVSARKIVETVTRAGATVVGPVPLPTEKNVYCVIRSPHKYKDSREHFEMRTHKRLIDIIDPTPKAVDSLMRLDLPADVNIEIKL, via the coding sequence ATGGCGGGACAAAAAATCCGCATCCGGCTGAAGTCATATGACCACGAGGTCATTGATGTTTCAGCGCGGAAGATCGTTGAGACGGTCACGCGCGCAGGCGCAACGGTAGTCGGCCCGGTGCCGCTGCCCACGGAGAAGAACGTTTACTGCGTTATTCGCTCTCCTCACAAGTACAAGGACAGCCGTGAGCACTTTGAAATGCGTACTCACAAGCGTCTGATCGACATCATCGACCCCACGCCGAAGGCCGTTGACTCGCTTATGCGTCTCGACCTGCCTGCAGACGTGAACATCGAAATCAAGCTCTAG
- a CDS encoding GH1 family beta-glucosidase — MTAQDTGSVEDLAARLRPGFTLGVAAAAFQIEGSVAADGRGPSGWDAFAQKPGVIVDGDSPTIACDHYNRADEDITLMQELGIDSYRFSLSWPRIQPGGKGGINQRGLDFYDRLIDKLLAAGISPMATLFHWDTPLELEHAGGWMNRDTAERFAIYCSAAADRFGDRVEHWVTMNEPVSVTLQGYALGVHAPGRQLLFDALPAAHHQLLGHGMAVRALREAGVKGQIGISNMHSPVRPASNSLSDRLMAQSFDVLLNRIYADAILLGQYPKPPLPMKPWFRSLGTIKDGDLELISQPLDFYGLNYYYPVKVAAGRGPAEIPTGTAVEMTKVPFHLAAYQEYETTGFGWPVAPEHLALLLREMKDRYGDALPPVYITEGGASFPEPSHVDGPIQDHNRISYLAEHLGHALTATGPGGLAEDVQLRGYYVWTLLDNFEWAAGYSQRFGLVHVDFDTLERTPKDSFYWYRALGRARHQDP, encoded by the coding sequence ATGACCGCCCAGGATACGGGTTCCGTGGAAGATTTGGCTGCCCGCCTACGTCCAGGGTTCACACTGGGGGTCGCTGCAGCAGCCTTCCAGATTGAAGGTTCCGTGGCCGCTGATGGGCGTGGACCGTCGGGCTGGGATGCCTTCGCGCAGAAGCCGGGAGTAATTGTCGACGGCGACTCCCCCACCATTGCGTGCGATCACTACAACCGCGCTGATGAAGATATCACCCTGATGCAGGAACTCGGCATCGACTCGTATCGGTTCTCCCTTTCCTGGCCCAGGATCCAGCCCGGCGGCAAGGGCGGAATCAACCAGCGTGGCCTGGACTTCTACGATCGCCTGATCGATAAACTCCTCGCTGCCGGTATCTCACCCATGGCAACCCTGTTCCATTGGGATACTCCACTGGAACTTGAGCACGCCGGCGGCTGGATGAATCGGGATACAGCGGAACGCTTTGCCATCTATTGCAGTGCTGCCGCGGATCGCTTTGGGGACCGGGTGGAGCATTGGGTCACCATGAACGAACCTGTTTCCGTGACGCTCCAAGGCTATGCCCTGGGCGTCCATGCTCCCGGCCGCCAGTTGTTGTTCGATGCCCTGCCGGCGGCCCATCACCAACTGCTGGGCCATGGGATGGCCGTACGCGCCCTGCGTGAAGCCGGCGTGAAAGGGCAGATCGGCATCTCCAATATGCACTCCCCCGTCCGGCCGGCCAGCAACAGCCTCTCGGACCGGTTGATGGCCCAGTCCTTCGACGTGCTCCTCAACCGCATATATGCTGACGCCATCCTGCTGGGCCAGTACCCCAAGCCACCGCTGCCCATGAAACCCTGGTTCCGGTCGTTGGGAACCATCAAGGATGGTGACCTTGAACTGATCAGCCAGCCATTGGACTTCTACGGGCTCAACTATTACTACCCGGTCAAGGTTGCTGCAGGCCGTGGACCCGCCGAGATCCCCACCGGCACGGCGGTCGAAATGACGAAGGTGCCGTTCCACCTGGCCGCCTACCAAGAGTACGAAACAACGGGATTCGGCTGGCCGGTGGCGCCGGAGCACCTGGCTTTACTGCTGCGCGAGATGAAGGACCGGTATGGCGATGCCCTTCCTCCGGTCTACATCACCGAAGGCGGGGCCAGCTTCCCGGAGCCTTCGCACGTGGATGGGCCCATACAGGACCACAACCGGATCAGCTACTTGGCGGAGCATCTTGGCCACGCGCTGACGGCTACAGGGCCGGGCGGCCTCGCCGAGGATGTCCAACTCCGCGGTTACTACGTGTGGACGCTCCTGGACAATTTCGAGTGGGCGGCAGGGTACTCGCAACGATTTGGCTTGGTTCACGTGGACTTCGACACGTTGGAGCGCACGCCCAAAGATTCGTTTTACTGGTACCGGGCCCTGGGGCGGGCCCGCCATCAGGATCCCTAG
- the tuf gene encoding elongation factor Tu, whose translation MAKAKFERTKPHVNIGTIGHVDHGKTTLTAAISKVLYDQYPDINEQRDFASIDSAPEERQRGITINISHVEYQTEKRHYAHVDAPGHADYIKNMITGAAQMDGAILVVAATDGPMAQTREHVLLARQVGVPYLLVALNKSDMVDDEELLDLVEMEVRELLSSQGFDGDEAPVVRVSGLKALEGDPVWVKSVQDLMAAVDESVPDPVRDRDKPFLMPIEDVFTITGRGTVVTGRAERGTLAINSEVEIVGIRPIQKTTVTGIEMFHKQLDEAWAGENCGLLLRGLKRDDVERGQVVVKPGSITPHTDFEANVYILSKDEGGRHNPFYSNYRPQFYFRTTDVTGVITLPEGTEMVMPGDNTEMTVELIQPIAMEEGLGFAIREGGRTVGSGRVTKIIK comes from the coding sequence GTGGCAAAGGCAAAGTTCGAGCGGACTAAGCCGCACGTCAACATCGGCACCATTGGTCACGTTGACCACGGTAAGACGACGCTGACTGCCGCCATTTCCAAGGTGCTGTACGACCAGTACCCGGACATCAACGAGCAGCGCGACTTCGCGTCCATCGACTCTGCTCCGGAAGAGCGCCAGCGCGGTATTACCATCAACATCTCCCACGTGGAGTACCAGACCGAGAAGCGTCACTACGCACACGTTGACGCCCCCGGTCACGCTGACTACATCAAGAACATGATCACCGGTGCTGCCCAGATGGACGGCGCAATCCTCGTGGTTGCTGCAACCGATGGTCCGATGGCCCAGACCCGTGAGCACGTTCTGCTCGCCCGCCAGGTTGGTGTTCCCTACCTGCTGGTCGCACTGAACAAGTCGGACATGGTTGATGACGAAGAACTCCTCGACCTCGTCGAAATGGAAGTTCGTGAGCTCCTGAGCTCGCAGGGCTTCGATGGCGATGAAGCTCCGGTTGTTCGCGTTTCCGGTCTGAAGGCACTGGAAGGCGACCCGGTTTGGGTCAAGTCCGTCCAGGACCTGATGGCAGCTGTCGACGAGTCCGTTCCGGACCCCGTACGTGACCGCGACAAGCCGTTCCTGATGCCGATCGAAGACGTCTTCACCATCACCGGTCGTGGCACCGTTGTTACGGGCCGCGCCGAGCGTGGAACCCTCGCCATCAACTCCGAGGTCGAGATCGTCGGCATCCGCCCGATCCAGAAGACCACGGTTACCGGTATCGAGATGTTCCACAAGCAGCTCGACGAAGCATGGGCCGGCGAGAACTGTGGCCTCCTGCTCCGCGGTCTCAAGCGCGACGACGTCGAGCGTGGCCAGGTTGTCGTCAAGCCGGGTTCCATCACCCCGCACACCGACTTCGAGGCCAACGTCTACATCCTTTCCAAGGACGAAGGCGGACGTCACAACCCGTTCTACTCGAACTACCGCCCGCAGTTCTACTTCCGTACCACGGACGTAACCGGCGTTATCACCCTGCCGGAAGGCACGGAAATGGTTATGCCTGGCGACAACACTGAGATGACCGTTGAGCTCATCCAGCCGATCGCTATGGAAGAGGGCCTCGGCTTCGCTATCCGCGAAGGCGGCCGCACCGTTGGTTCGGGACGTGTTACCAAGATCATCAAGTAG
- the fusA gene encoding elongation factor G, with product MAQDVLTDLNKVRNIGIMAHIDAGKTTTTERILFYTGVNHKIGETHDGASTTDWMEQEKERGITITSAAVTCFWNQNQINIIDTPGHVDFTVEVERSLRVLDGAVAVFDGKEGVEPQSETVWRQADKYNVPRICFVNKMDKLGADFYFTVDTIISRLGAKPLVMQLPIGAENDFIGVVDLLEMRALVWPGDAKGDVTMGASYEVQAIPADLQAKAEEYRAQLVETVAEASEELMEKYLEGEELTLEELKAGIRKMTINSELYPVFCGSAFKNRGVQPMLDAVVDYLPNPLDVPAMIGHDPRDEEKELTRKPSADEPFSALAFKIAAHPFFGQLTFIRVYSGHVEAGAQVVNSTKGKKERIGKLFQMHANKEMPVEGATAGHIYAAIGLKDTTTGDTLCDANNQIVLESMSFPEPVISVAIEPNTKGDQEKLSTAIQKLSAEDPTFQVSLNEDTGQTIIAGMGELHLDILVDRMRREFKVEANVGKPQVAYRETIKRAVERHDYTHKKQTGGSGQFAKIQIAIEPMDTSSGELYEFENKVTGGRVPREYIPSVDAGIQDALNDGVLAGYPVVGIKATLIDGASHDVDSSEMAFKIAGRMAFKEAARKANPVLLEPLMDVEVRTPEEYMGDVIGDLNARRGQMQSMEDAAGVKVIRAHVPLSGMFGYIGDLRSKTQGRAVYSMTFNSYAEVPKAVADEIIQKTRGE from the coding sequence GTGGCACAGGACGTGCTTACCGACCTTAACAAGGTCCGCAATATCGGCATCATGGCCCACATCGATGCCGGCAAGACCACCACTACCGAGCGCATCCTGTTCTACACGGGTGTGAACCACAAGATCGGCGAGACGCACGACGGCGCCTCGACGACCGACTGGATGGAACAGGAAAAGGAACGCGGCATCACCATCACGTCTGCCGCCGTGACTTGCTTCTGGAACCAGAACCAGATCAACATCATCGACACCCCGGGCCACGTGGACTTCACGGTTGAGGTTGAGCGTTCCCTGCGCGTCCTCGACGGTGCTGTCGCTGTGTTCGACGGCAAGGAAGGCGTGGAGCCGCAGTCCGAGACTGTTTGGCGCCAGGCTGACAAGTACAACGTTCCGCGTATCTGCTTCGTCAACAAGATGGACAAGCTGGGTGCGGACTTCTACTTCACCGTTGACACCATCATTTCCCGCCTTGGTGCCAAGCCGCTGGTCATGCAGCTGCCGATCGGCGCTGAGAACGACTTCATCGGCGTGGTTGACCTCCTCGAAATGCGTGCCCTGGTTTGGCCTGGCGACGCAAAGGGTGACGTCACCATGGGCGCTTCCTACGAAGTGCAGGCAATTCCGGCGGACCTCCAGGCCAAGGCTGAAGAGTACCGCGCACAGCTCGTAGAGACCGTTGCGGAAGCATCCGAAGAGCTCATGGAGAAGTACCTCGAAGGTGAAGAACTCACCCTGGAGGAACTGAAGGCCGGCATCCGCAAGATGACCATCAACTCCGAGCTCTACCCCGTGTTCTGTGGCTCTGCCTTCAAGAACCGCGGCGTACAGCCGATGCTTGACGCTGTTGTTGACTACCTGCCGAACCCGCTCGACGTCCCGGCGATGATCGGTCACGATCCCCGCGACGAAGAGAAGGAACTCACCCGCAAGCCGTCTGCAGACGAGCCGTTCTCGGCCCTCGCCTTCAAGATTGCTGCGCACCCGTTCTTCGGTCAGCTGACCTTCATCCGCGTGTACTCCGGTCACGTTGAGGCCGGCGCCCAGGTGGTCAACTCCACCAAGGGTAAGAAGGAACGCATCGGCAAGCTGTTCCAGATGCACGCCAACAAGGAAATGCCCGTCGAGGGCGCTACCGCCGGCCACATCTACGCAGCCATCGGTCTGAAGGACACCACCACGGGTGACACCCTGTGTGATGCCAACAACCAGATCGTCCTCGAGTCCATGAGCTTCCCGGAGCCCGTGATCTCGGTTGCCATCGAGCCCAACACCAAGGGTGACCAGGAGAAGCTCTCCACGGCCATCCAGAAGCTCTCGGCTGAGGACCCGACCTTCCAGGTCTCCCTCAACGAAGACACGGGCCAGACCATCATCGCCGGCATGGGCGAGCTCCACCTGGACATCCTGGTGGACCGCATGCGCCGCGAATTCAAGGTTGAGGCAAACGTTGGCAAGCCGCAGGTTGCTTACCGCGAAACCATCAAGCGCGCTGTAGAGCGTCATGACTACACGCACAAGAAGCAGACCGGTGGTTCGGGTCAGTTCGCAAAGATCCAGATCGCGATCGAGCCGATGGACACCTCTTCCGGCGAGCTGTACGAGTTCGAGAACAAGGTCACTGGTGGCCGCGTTCCGCGCGAATACATCCCGTCTGTTGATGCTGGTATCCAGGATGCGCTGAACGACGGCGTCCTGGCCGGCTACCCGGTTGTTGGCATCAAGGCCACGCTGATCGATGGCGCGTCCCACGATGTTGACTCCTCGGAAATGGCGTTCAAGATCGCCGGCCGTATGGCTTTCAAGGAAGCTGCACGCAAGGCGAACCCTGTTCTGCTCGAACCGCTGATGGATGTTGAGGTCCGCACACCTGAGGAATACATGGGTGATGTTATTGGTGACCTGAACGCCCGCCGTGGCCAGATGCAGTCCATGGAGGACGCAGCAGGTGTGAAGGTTATCCGTGCACACGTTCCGCTGTCCGGCATGTTCGGTTACATTGGCGACCTCCGTTCCAAGACGCAGGGTCGTGCCGTGTACTCCATGACGTTCAACAGCTACGCGGAGGTCCCCAAGGCTGTAGCCGACGAGATCATCCAGAAAACCCGCGGCGAGTAA
- the rpsG gene encoding 30S ribosomal protein S7, whose amino-acid sequence MPRKGPAPKRPLVSDPVYGSPLVTQLINKVLVDGKKSTAERIVYGALEGARAKSGGDPVAALKKAMDNVKPSLEVRSRRVGGATYQVPVEVKPGRSTALALRWLVGYSKARREKTMTERLQNEILDASNGLGAAVKRREDTHKMAESNKAFAHYRW is encoded by the coding sequence ATGCCTCGCAAGGGTCCGGCCCCGAAGCGGCCGCTAGTTTCCGATCCCGTTTACGGCTCCCCGTTGGTCACGCAGCTGATCAACAAGGTCCTGGTTGACGGCAAGAAGTCCACCGCAGAGCGCATCGTTTACGGTGCCCTCGAAGGTGCACGCGCCAAGTCCGGCGGCGACCCCGTTGCCGCCCTCAAGAAGGCCATGGACAACGTCAAGCCTTCCCTCGAGGTGCGTTCCCGCCGTGTTGGTGGCGCCACCTACCAGGTTCCGGTTGAGGTCAAGCCGGGTCGTTCCACCGCCCTCGCCCTGCGTTGGCTGGTGGGCTACTCCAAGGCCCGCCGCGAGAAGACCATGACCGAGCGCCTCCAGAACGAAATCCTGGATGCCTCCAACGGTCTGGGTGCCGCTGTCAAGCGTCGCGAAGACACCCACAAGATGGCCGAGTCCAACAAGGCCTTCGCACACTACCGCTGGTAA
- the rpsL gene encoding 30S ribosomal protein S12: protein MPTINQLVRKGRTPKVSKTKAPALKGSPMRRGVCTRVYTTTPKKPNSALRKVARVRLNGGVEVTAYIPGVGHNLQEHSIVLVRGGRVKDLPGVRYKIVRGALDTQGVKNRKQARSRYGAKMEKK, encoded by the coding sequence GTGCCTACGATTAACCAGCTGGTCCGCAAGGGCCGCACGCCTAAGGTCTCCAAGACCAAGGCTCCCGCGCTGAAGGGTAGCCCGATGCGCCGCGGTGTTTGCACCCGCGTTTACACCACCACCCCCAAGAAGCCGAACTCGGCTCTGCGTAAGGTGGCACGTGTGCGCCTCAACGGTGGCGTTGAAGTTACCGCTTACATCCCCGGCGTTGGCCACAACCTCCAGGAGCACTCCATCGTGCTCGTCCGTGGTGGTCGTGTGAAGGACCTTCCGGGTGTCCGCTACAAGATCGTCCGCGGCGCACTCGACACCCAGGGTGTCAAGAACCGCAAGCAGGCCCGCAGCCGTTACGGCGCAAAGATGGAGAAGAAGTAA